The genomic DNA GTGACGTCAAAGCTTTCTCCACATAAAGAAATCGCTTATCTTTTTTCTCTTTATGCAACCTTGGCAGAACCTTCAAAAATGGCTGTTCAAAACCAGACTGGTTTCTTTGACCCTTTCAGACAAGATCATTACCAGGATCAAAAAATTGAGCAATCTTACAGCAAAGAATTTTTAATTGCTCACAAGAAAGCAATGGAAACTGCTATTCCAGATTTCTATTTGAAAGGGCAAGGTAAATATATTCAAACGTTGAGAGAAAATATTATGTTGGCAGCAGAAAAAGAAATATCACCCCAGGAAGCTTTGTCATTCACGGCTAAACAATGGGAGAGGATTACAGAAGAAGAGGGCCGTGATGGGCAAATTGATCAATGGTTATTTTTAAAGAAGCAATATCCAAAGCACTTGATTTTGAAATGACTATCTATATGCACTCTAAGCTATAAAAATACGATGAAGCATTAAGATTCGAAAGCTTAACGAATTCTTTATACTGGCGGTCAATACTCAATAATTAAATATTTTGATTCGTAGGCGGAAATATATTCTAATGTTTGGCAAAGAAAACCGATTAAACATTCTTATGATAGATGATGATAAGGATGATATATATATTACCCAACGCCGATTGAAAAAAGCGAATGTTTCATGTAATTTTTTTTCTGAAACGAGTGGCTTTAACTTATTTGTAAAACTCGCGGAACTCACTGAAAACAAAAACACTAAAAACAATCTAATCATTTTATTGGACATTAATATGCCGATTGTGAATGGTTTGGATGTCCTTACACTATTAAAGACTAAATCTCCCTATAAGAACATTCCGGTTATTATGTTGTGCACATCAGATGATGAAAGCTATATGAATGATTCTTTTTCCTATGGTGCGGATGCTTATCTCGTCAAACCTATAAATACGGAAGATTTTAGGTTTGCGATCGATAATTTGAGAGGCGTTAAGCTTTGAAACGTTTAAACACATTGTGAAAAAATTGATATGGTTTGATTTTAGCATGATTATGTTGGCTATGCTGGAGTGATTTTTTCGCTGAATGGTGCGAATAGCCCTTGAAAGCGAGCATCGTTTTTTAATGATGTGAGTACTCTATTCAAATTTCTATTATTAGCAGTGATTTATAGTCCCTATTACATTGTAACTTTCCATTATTGATGCAGATCAATAGCTATCTTAAGTGTTTAAAATAAAACACTTAAGATAAATAACTCTCTATTGTCTAATAAACTAGAATGAAAGCTTGATTTCTCTTTTTAGGATTGGTTCTTATAAGGTGAATAGGGGCAGTGTAAGCGTATGAGTATACATTTTGATTGGTCATTATCCAAACCTTTAGAACAGATGCAAGCACATTATGATGTGGTTGTTATTGGATCAGGTTATGGAGGGGGAGTTGCGGCTTCTCGTCTTTCTAGAGCGGGACTTTCCGTATGTGTTTTAGAACGCGGACGTGAAATTAAATCTGGTGAGTTTAAGCCGGGGGCGATTTCTAATTTAAATGCGACCCAGGTCAATGGTCGCAAAATTCAAATGGGGGATCCGACCAATCTCTATGATTTTCGAACAGGTGATGACCTTCACGTTCTGTTGGGGTGTGGCCTTGGGGGAGGGTCATTGATTAATTCTGCTTTGGCATTACGTCCTGAGTTAGATAGTTTAAAAAATAGAGAATGGCCGACGGAACTCTTTAAAGGAGATGAATTAGAGCAGAGCTTTGTTCGAGCTGAACGTATGCTTGGTGCTAACCCCTATCCAGATCCAGAAAATATTCAAAAATTCAAGGCATTTGATGATGGTGCTAAGTTGCTTGGGCTACGGGCTAAGGTGAAAAACAACGCTATCCATTTTAGTGAAGGCGTTAACCAGGCCAATGTTAAGCAATCTGCTTGTACTTTGTGTGGTGATTGTTGGTCTGGTTGTAATTTTGGGGCTAAGAACACTGTTGCACTAACTTACCTTACTGATGCTCTTAATCATGGGGCAGACATCTTTACAACTTTGAAAGTAAGCCATCTCGAGAGGGGTACTACTTCAGATGAAGATACTTCTTGGTGTGTGAAATTTAAGTTGAATAAAAAACAAAAATTACGAGATAAAGTTAAAGAAGTTTCTCCTCGCTACAGGACTGATCCAAACGAGTATTTATTAAAAAGTGTGACAGCTGATATTGTCATTATGGCAGCTGGTTCTCTTGGTTCAACAGAGATATTACTTCGCTCTAGAGATAGGGGGCTTGAGCTTTCAGACAGGTTGGGTAAAGGCTTTTCAGCGAATGGAGATGATATTGTTTTAGGTGTTAATCAGGAAGGGCGAGTGAACGGGAATGCTTGTCAACGCCGTGCTGATGAAGTTGATGGTTCCCCAGTTGGACCTAATTGTATGGGGTATGTCTGTTACAAGGATGATGAGTTGGAGGGTGGTGCTTTGCTTATTGAAGATGGGGCTATGATTCCTGCTATGTCGGCATTAGCGCCCTTAAAAGCTTTGACATCAGGTAAGCCCAAACGCGCGTTTAAGATGCTTGTTGATGGGCCTTTTGAAGGTTTGCGTGCCCATACACAAACTCATTATCTTGTATCTCACGATAGTTCTGAAGGTGAGATGATTTTAAAGAATGATCGTTTAGAGATTCATTGGCCAGAAATTCATGACCAGGCACTTTATAAAAAATATGAAACCGTTATGAAAAAAATGATCGAAGGGTTGGGCGGTGAGTACAAAGAAAGTCCGTTGTCTGAGATGAGCGGACGTAAGGTAACTGCTCATCCTCTAGGTGGTTGTGGTATGGGGAGTGATGTGCAGTTTGGGGTTGTTAATCACAAATGCCAAGTTTTTAATTCTGGATCAGAGACGGGGCAAGATGGTACTGGAGTTCATCCGGGGCTTTATGTTTGTGATGGTTCAGTTATGCCCACTTCACTTGGAGCCAATCCAATGCTTATGATTGCAGCTATGGCGGAGCGCGCTATGATTTTTCTTGCTCAAGACCATGAGCTTAGCTTTGATGACCAAAGAAGAGAAGATGTTCCTTTAAGATCCGCGGTTTTAAAAAACAATAAATATACTTCTAAATAAGAAAGCTGATAGTGAACTATTATCCCAGTTTTTTAATCCCAACACTAATTTATTGGTCTGT from Hyphomicrobiales bacterium 4NK60-0047b includes the following:
- a CDS encoding response regulator, giving the protein MFGKENRLNILMIDDDKDDIYITQRRLKKANVSCNFFSETSGFNLFVKLAELTENKNTKNNLIILLDINMPIVNGLDVLTLLKTKSPYKNIPVIMLCTSDDESYMNDSFSYGADAYLVKPINTEDFRFAIDNLRGVKL